From a region of the Lepidochelys kempii isolate rLepKem1 chromosome 26, rLepKem1.hap2, whole genome shotgun sequence genome:
- the MTHFD2 gene encoding bifunctional methylenetetrahydrofolate dehydrogenase/cyclohydrolase, mitochondrial, protein MVVPALAPSLLLRALGWAGRAPRGCCCALSPRRLHLTALRNDAVIISGRKLAQQIRQEARHEVEQWVAAGNKRPHLSVVLVGENPASHSYVLNKTKAAADVGISSETILKPASITEEELLDLISKLNDDTNVDGLLVQLPLPEHIDERKICNAVIPEKDVDGFHVVNVGRMCLDQYSMLPATPWGVWEIIKRTGIPTLGKNVVVAGRSKNVGMPIAMLLHTDGRHERPGGDATVTISHRYTPKEQLKQHTILADIVVAAAGIPNLITADMIKEGAAVIDVGINRVQDPVTAKSKLVGDVDFEGVKKKASYITPVPGGVGPMTVAMLMKNTIIAAKKMLKSKELEALTV, encoded by the exons ATGGTGGTACCCGCGCTCGCCCCGAGCCTGCTGCTCCGAGCCCTGGGCTGGGCGGGACGAGCTCCCCGCGGCTGCTGCTGTGCCCTGAGCCCCCGTCGGCTGCACCTCACCGCGCTCAG aaatgatgCAGTCATAATTTCTGGAAGAAAACTGGCTCAGCAGATCAGACAGGAAGCCCGACATGAAGTTGAACAATGGGTAGCAGCTGGTAACAAGAGACCCCATCTCAGTGTGGTTCTAGTTGGAGAAAATCCTGCAAGTCACTCCTATGTACTTAACAAAACCAAAGCAGCTGCTGATGTAG GAATCAGCAGTGAAACAATCCTGAAACCAGCCTCCATCACTGAAGAGGAGCTGCTTGATTTGATCAGCAAGCTAAATGATGACACCAATGTGGATGGCCTATTAGTGCAGCTTCCCTTACCTG AGCATATTGATGAGCGAAAGATCTGCAATGCTGTGATCCCAGAAAAAGATGTTGATGGTTTTCACGTGGTGAATGTGGGGCGCATGTGTCTGGATCAATATTCAATGCTGCCAGCTACACCTTGGGGTGTGTGGGAAATCATCAAGAGAACTG GAATCCCAACCCTGGGGAAGAATGTAGTAGTGGCTGGCAGATCAAAGAACGTTGGAATGCCCATTGCAATGTTGCTGCATACCGACGGCAGACATGAGCGCCCTGGAG GTGATGCAACAGTAACAATATCACATCGCTACACTCCTAAAGAACAGCTCAAGCAACACACGATTCTGGCTGATATTGTGGTAGCAGCTGCAG GTATTCCTAATCTTATCACGGCTGATATGATTAAAGAAGGAGCAGCTGTTATCGATGTTGGGATAAACAGAGTGCAGGATCCTGTTACTGCCAAGTCCAAACTAGTTGGAGATGTGGATTTTGAAG GGGTAAAGAAGAAAGCCAGTTACATCACTCCGGTCCCTGGGGGAGTTGGGCCCATGACAGTTGCTATGCTGATGAAGAATACAATTATTGCGGCAAAGAAAATGCTGAAATCTAAAGAGCTTGAAGCCTTAACTGTTTAA